GACGGCACCCTGCTGACCCGCGGTTCCATCGAGGCGATGCTCGACGACGTGGTCAACGCCGGCGGCAACACCGTGGTGGTGGAGGTGGCGCGCCGCTACGACTCCTACTACGCCTCGGACTTCCTCGACCGCGGACAGGACGCCGGCTTCGAGCCCGGCCTCGATGTCCTGCAGGCCGTCATCGACGGGGCTGCCCCCCGGGGCCTGAGCGTGCACGCCTGGTTCACCGCGATGCCGGCATGGCAGCCCGAGACCGCCAACACGCCCGAGCCGCACAACTGGACCTACACCCAGCACGGCGCCCCGGCCCCGGACGACCAGAAGTGGCTGACGCGCAGCGCCACCGGCGAATGGGGCGAGTACCTCGACCCCGGCCATCCCGACGTGCAGAACCTCGTCATCGCGACCGCGGCCGAGCTGGCCACCTACGACGTCGACGCCGTGCACGTGGACTACCTGCGCTACCCGGGGGCGGAGTGGGGCTACAACCCCGTCGCGCTCGGTCGCTTCCAGGCCGACACCGGCCGCACGGACATCCCGGCCCCCTCCGACCAGCAGTTCTCCGACTGGCGCCGACAGCAGACCACCGACATCGCCATCCGCATGCGCGAGGCCGTCCAGCAGGTGGACCCCACGGTCGGGGTCTCGGCGGCGCTGATCGCCTGGGGCGACGGCCCGGTCAACGGCCGCGTGTTCGAGCAGACCCCGGCGTGGAGCCAGGTCTTCCAGCCGTGGCCGCAGTGGATGGCCGCGGGGATCATCGACGTGGCGATGCCGATGGTGTACTTCCGCGAGTCACGCCACGCCAGCTTCCACCGCAACTGGATGTCCTACATCGCCGGGCTGCGGCAGGCGACCGGCGTGATGACCGCGCCGGGCCAGGGGTCGTGGCTGAACGACGTCGACCAGTCGCTGCTGCAGCTGAGCGAGGCCGCCCCGTTCATGGACGGCGAGGTGCTGTTCAGCTACCAGCAGACCGCCGCGGGCGAGGACCCGAAGGCGCTGCTGCCGGCGCTGGCGGGCTCCCTCTGGGGCCAGTGACCCGTCCAGGTCAGACGGGCGGCTCGCTGTAGAGCTCCCGGACCGTCTCGACGTCCTCTCCCGACAGGTCGACGATCGTGGCGGTGACGACCTGCTCGACCGAGGCGTTGGACAGGCGCGCGGAGTTGGCGACGGCCTGTGACACCAACCGCTGGGCATCCGCGAGGTCGAAGCGCCAGCGGTTGTCCTCGAGGTGGAACCGCCACCGCAACGACGTCGGCTCGAGGGTGCGGTTGGACAGCACCTCGGCGACGGCGAGGTCCTCGTTGACGCGGCTGATGTCGCCCAGCTCGCCGAGCGACCGATCCTGCCCGGCAAGCCCCGCATCGACCAGGGCGGCGTAGGGGTCCTCGGCCTCCAGCAGCTGCGGCCGCAGGCGGTAGGTCAGGACCAGCAGCTGTTCGGCCGCCGGCAGCTGGCGGACCGTCTCCTCGTCGGCGCTGCGTGCCAGCTCGACGACACGGGCCTGGTCATCGAGGGACTCTGTGGTCACGTGGGCCATCGCCGCGTCGGCGTCCCCACGGGTCACCGCCGCCCGGTAGGTGATGAACGACGCCGTCACCTCGGCGTTCAGCTGGGGGTCGGTCGGCAGCTCCGCCGGCGTGGCGTCGGTCAGCTCCTGGCCGTTCCCTGCGCACCCCGCGAGCACGAGCAGCACGAGCAGCAGGAGGCTCGCGGGCGTCGGTCGTCCGCTGCGGGACAGGCACGGCGTCATGACTGGGAACTGTAGCGCCGCGGTCTGACACTCGAGAGACACACGGTGCCGCCTCAGGGTGCCACGGGCAGGAGCTCGCCGGGCAGCAGGCCGAAGACGTGCATGTCGGCCCGGGGCGCCGCCGTGCTGCCGGCAGGACCGTCGATGGCGGCGAGCCGAAGCGTGCCCTCCTGGACGAAGCCGATGCGGCGGGCCACCTCGACCGAGCCCGGGTTGTTCACCGCGGCCTGCAGGTGGATCCTCCCGAGCCCCAGCCCGAATCCGAAGCGGCAGAGCTCGCTGCCCACCCGTGTGGCGATCCCCCTCCCCCGGGCGTTGGCGTGCAGCCAGTACCCCAGCTCGGCGACGCCGTCACGCCAGTCGATCTCCAGACCGCAGGCCCCGTACAGCTGCTCGCCCGGGGGATCGGTCACGAGCAGCCTGATCGCGTCGCCGCGCTCGAGCCCCTCCCTGGCGCTGCGGACGTACTGCTCGGCATCGTGCACGTCGTAGGGCGACGGCACCCTTGTGAACCGCTGGACCTCCACCGACTGCAGCGCCTCGGTGAGGGCCGGGACGTCCCGGGGTTCGGGGGGACGCAGGCGGTACTCGCCGAGCACCCATGGGTGAGGCAGGACGATCTCGGGTGGCGGCGGGTACGGCACGTCGGCCACCCTACGACTTCCCGACCCGATCGTGCCGGTACCCACGTATGGGTGGGTTGGGCCCCGATCGCGCCGGAGACCACCGCCGGAGACCACCGCCGGAGACCACCCGCGACGACCACCCCGACGACCACCCCGCCGGTCACCGCCGGCCGGTCGGGTCAGCTGGCGCGGTCGGCGGCGTAGGCGGTGAGGTAGCGGAGGCCGTCGAGGGCGGCCTGGCGCTCGGCCGGGACGACCAGCTCCGACAGCGCGTCGGTCGCCGCAGCGGCCTCGTCCCGGGCTGACTGGCGGGCGCGCTCCAGCGCAGGGTGGACCCGCAGGATGTCCAGGGCCTTGTCGACGTTGGCGTCCGTCGGGTCCTCCAGCAGCGCGGCCAGCGGGGAGTCCGGTCCGTCGTCCTCCAGCGCCATGAGCACCGGGAGCGTGTGCACGCCCTCCCGCAGGTCAGTACCGGGCACCTTGCCGGACTCCGTGGACATCGACGCGATGTCCAGCACGTCGTCGGCCAGCTGGAAG
The nucleotide sequence above comes from Euzebya pacifica. Encoded proteins:
- a CDS encoding GNAT family N-acetyltransferase yields the protein MPYPPPPEIVLPHPWVLGEYRLRPPEPRDVPALTEALQSVEVQRFTRVPSPYDVHDAEQYVRSAREGLERGDAIRLLVTDPPGEQLYGACGLEIDWRDGVAELGYWLHANARGRGIATRVGSELCRFGFGLGLGRIHLQAAVNNPGSVEVARRIGFVQEGTLRLAAIDGPAGSTAAPRADMHVFGLLPGELLPVAP
- a CDS encoding glycoside hydrolase family 10 protein; its protein translation is MVSRDADRVVVVLAAAILSLLLAGVLVLQQSTPAPALSLITLNRDLPEEAETALAEVPPSLPLVDAEDVPAPTPTAVPAPTAQPTPVVTAAPTPQPPAATGPSFPSPIRGVWVHVLDGTLLTRGSIEAMLDDVVNAGGNTVVVEVARRYDSYYASDFLDRGQDAGFEPGLDVLQAVIDGAAPRGLSVHAWFTAMPAWQPETANTPEPHNWTYTQHGAPAPDDQKWLTRSATGEWGEYLDPGHPDVQNLVIATAAELATYDVDAVHVDYLRYPGAEWGYNPVALGRFQADTGRTDIPAPSDQQFSDWRRQQTTDIAIRMREAVQQVDPTVGVSAALIAWGDGPVNGRVFEQTPAWSQVFQPWPQWMAAGIIDVAMPMVYFRESRHASFHRNWMSYIAGLRQATGVMTAPGQGSWLNDVDQSLLQLSEAAPFMDGEVLFSYQQTAAGEDPKALLPALAGSLWGQ